The Paenibacillus dendritiformis region GGATCGGAATATGACATAGAGGTGTCAGGTTCAACCTAATAAAATATAAGAAAAACCTGAAAAGGAGCGCGCTATGGCAAGCTACGAATACACCTCCAAAGAAGAACTAAAAAAAACCATCCATGCCGCTTATCTGCTGCTGGATGGCGAGTTCGAGGGAATTGACGACAGTCAAAAGGACAATAGAGTTCCGGAAGTCGATAGAACTCCCGCCGAAATCATCGCCTACCAGCTCGGATGGCTGCACCTGGTTATGGGCTGGGATAGAGATGAACTGGCGGGAAAACCCGTTATCATGCCGGCTCCGGGTTATAAATGGAACCAGCTCGGCGGCCTGTACCAATCGTTCTACGCTGCTTACGCCGATCTTTCCCTGACCGAGCTTCGGCGGTTGTTCCGAGATACAGAACGCCAGTGGCTGGACTGGATCGACAC contains the following coding sequences:
- a CDS encoding ClbS/DfsB family four-helix bundle protein; translated protein: MASYEYTSKEELKKTIHAAYLLLDGEFEGIDDSQKDNRVPEVDRTPAEIIAYQLGWLHLVMGWDRDELAGKPVIMPAPGYKWNQLGGLYQSFYAAYADLSLTELRRLFRDTERQWLDWIDTLSEEDLFTQSVRKWTGDKPNWPMARWIHINSAAPFKTFRAKIRKWKKHQRQA